Below is a window of Alphaproteobacteria bacterium DNA.
TGTTTGTCTTGGATATGACGGTCGTTTAAGTTCACCTGACCTTCAGCAGAATGTAGCACGTGGTCTTCAGGATTGTGGCTTGAAAGTGATTAGAGTTGGACTTGGCCCAACGCCGATGCTGTATTTTTCAGTTTTCCATTTAGAGGCGGATGCAGGTTTGATGGTCACAGGATCTCATAATCCATCAGATTATAATGGTTTTAAAATGATGTTTGGCAAAGGGCCTGTTTATGGAGAGGCCATTTTAGAAATTGGAGCTCTGTCAGTCAAAGGTGATTGGGAAACAGGTAAAGGATCAATTGAGGACTTTGACATTAAAGATGTCTATGTTGATAGGTTGGTTCAGGAATTTTCATTCAAGGACACGATGCGTATTGCTTGGGATGCTGGTAATGGAGCAACAGGTGACATTTTAAGGCTTATGACAAAGAAATTACCAGGTGAGCATATTTTACTTTTTGATGAGATTGATGGACGTTTCCCGAATCATCACCCAGATCCAACCATTGCTGAAAATCTCGTTGACTTGATTCGTGTCGTACGTGAGAGAAAATGTGACATGGGCATCGGTTTTGATGGCGATGGCGATCGCATCGGTGCTGTTGATGAACAAGGCAGAATTATTTGGGGAGACCAGCTGATTGCTCTCTACGCACGTGAGGTGCTTGAGAATGTGCCAGGCGGCATCGTAATTGCGGACGTTAAAGCAAGTCAGGTTTTGTTTGATGAGATCAAGCGCTTGGGCGGAACGCCGGTTATGTGGAAAACAGGCCATTCTCTCTTAAAAGCAAAGATGAAAGAAACAGGTGCGCCGCTTGCAGGTGAGATGTCAGGTCATATCTTTTTTGCTGATCGCTATTATGGGTTTGATGATTCTCTTTATTGCGGTCTTCGCTTGATTAATTTGACTGTGAAGTATAATAAGACTTTAGGCCAAATGTTAGATGAATTGCCAAAAGTTGTGAATACGCCTGAAGTTCGCTTTCAAGTGAATGAAGAGCGAAAATTTGCAGCGATTGAAGAAATTGACGCCAGATTAAAGGCAGAAGCTGGTACCAATGTAAATGATCTGGATGGTGTGCGCGTCACAAATGCGGATGGCTGGTGGCTTCTTAGAGCCTCAAACACACAAGATGTGATTGTAGCCCGTGCAGAATCAGCAACGAATGAGGGATTAGAGAGACTGAAATCTCAGATTGCTTATCAGCTCGAGGCCAGTGGTATTGCTGTTCCAAATTTTGATCAGCATCAATGACGCTAAGAATGATCAAAAATAAAAAGAAGGGCTCATGAAAGAGCCCTTCTTTTTTTCTTTTTGGGGACTTGCCCGATATGAAGGCCATCGATGAAGCAGCTGTTGAATTTTAATTCTCTCAGCCATCTTTGCTGAGACAGTGTTAGATCTTGAAAGAAGA
It encodes the following:
- a CDS encoding phosphomannomutase/phosphoglucomutase, producing MSDTKSHSFHPTVLREYDIRGQVGKTLSNADAYAVGRSFGTYSKRKGAKVVCLGYDGRLSSPDLQQNVARGLQDCGLKVIRVGLGPTPMLYFSVFHLEADAGLMVTGSHNPSDYNGFKMMFGKGPVYGEAILEIGALSVKGDWETGKGSIEDFDIKDVYVDRLVQEFSFKDTMRIAWDAGNGATGDILRLMTKKLPGEHILLFDEIDGRFPNHHPDPTIAENLVDLIRVVRERKCDMGIGFDGDGDRIGAVDEQGRIIWGDQLIALYAREVLENVPGGIVIADVKASQVLFDEIKRLGGTPVMWKTGHSLLKAKMKETGAPLAGEMSGHIFFADRYYGFDDSLYCGLRLINLTVKYNKTLGQMLDELPKVVNTPEVRFQVNEERKFAAIEEIDARLKAEAGTNVNDLDGVRVTNADGWWLLRASNTQDVIVARAESATNEGLERLKSQIAYQLEASGIAVPNFDQHQ